The following is a genomic window from Solanum lycopersicum chromosome 6, SLM_r2.1.
AGATGATGTTGGAAAGAGAAAACCGTTCAAGATGCTTTTAAGTGTAAACCAAAACCATGTTGGAATGAGAAAATAGTTCAAACTATCTActataatcttttattttttttttaattttaagttatattatgtCTAATCACATCTTTAGAATAATTATTACCTCATAtgttaactttttaaaattaagtcaGACTCTAAGATCtattattataatatcaaacaataaaACCACTAGATAATTTGTAACAACAAACTAAACATTTAACAAtataatcttttggtttgtttacacaaaaaatagttatttggAAATCATGATTTATTAGACAATATCACAAATTTATCATTACAAAAGAAAAGCTTACCTCGTGAATGAACATTCCTGTCTTAACTAACACGCCATTATTATTCTTCCCCAACTGTTAGTTTTCCGTTGGCAATAAAATGATCGAAAGAATTTCACTCACGCATTATAACATTCAACTACTAATTAGATGTGACCGTTTAACCACACCCAATCTAACCATACAAAGAAAGTTTTTATATTCTCGTTAGACTCTACTTATagataaaattgttattataataatatatttaagaagAGAAAGGACCAAGTAGGGTGCATTAAGTAACTTTGAAGTTCCaagtacaatatttaaaattttcatatagtaCTGTTTATTGTATCATACATATAGGGAGTATATAACAACATAAAgaagaccaaaaaaaaaaaaaaagtacagaGGGCTCATAAAATTCTACAGTATTTGTCTAGTAGATCACTTGTAACTTAGCGAGTCCCAAGACAAAGACTCACATGAAGAGCACCACCACAAGAGGGGTTGGACGTACATTGCCCTTTTTACCCCTCATATCCCTCCAAATTTACATCACGGAACATGCATTCGGATTTTCATCGCTGAAAATCTGCGGAGGTGGAGGGTACGCAAACATTTCATGTGCAAGTCTCTGTGGATTATTGTACAGCTGATGATTCTGAGGATGGTGATAGTAGTAAAACTCATTCTTCTTCACATCTACTATTGGATCGACGTCGTTTTGTACAGCTTCTTCCTTAGCTGGTGCTGCTGCTACTACGGCTTCTTCCTTAGCTGGTGCAGCAGCTGCTGcttcttccttcttctcctCTTTGTCGTCACCTTCAACTTTCTTCGCTTCTTTTTCATCGGTTTTCTTCTCTTCCTTTTGATCTTCCTTGGGCTTCGCCTCCTCCTCCGCTTTCTTTTCAGGTTCTACTTTCACAATAACTGCCCGTTTTCCAGTCCTTTTGCTAACATATTCCACCAGTTTTGTTGCCTCAAACACACCTTTCACTGTCACCTGTGAGTTTTTCAAGTCCGGTTCTGCATTCTCCACACCTAAATTCAAGCACAGTTAACGTCAGACGAATTTTGAATCTTAACTCCATAAGTCTAAACTTTAAGGTTTTTAGCATTGGATACCTCAAGAAGATGTCAATCAATAAAAAGGAATATCAAAAATTTGATGGGAAGTTGAAGCAGCTACTTTCGAAGTAATAGACACAAAAACAAcgaaatccaaaaaaaaaaatctatttagtAGTGGAAGACTCCATATGCACAACTAATTTCCTTAAGTTACTTGCAACTTTTGATGAAACCTAACAGTCAATACTAGAAATTGGTTTCAAAGATTCAAATCAATAGTTTATTAAGTGAATATATTTAGTACTGGAAGACATGTGATTTGAATTAAACTAACACATTGAAGAATTTTAAGAGAATCGTATTAAGAATTGAATATTCTATTCCCTACTGactaatataaaaaatgttagATAGTGAAAggtgatatataaaatatagaatcCTCAAGTATCCAATGCTAATTTAGAGAtccaaaaaggagaaaaaaaaactttcttcaACAAATACAGCTGAAAAGTGTAACAAACACAAAACCAGAAAGCAAAATAGGGTGTAGTAAATTAATTAAGCAAAAagagatgaaaataattaaaattaaaaccaaaattttaaataatcttGCCTTTCATTTTCTGTATACGTCTTTTGATTTCTTGTGCACAAGCCTCACAATGCATGTGAACTTTCAGAACTACTGTAATGACCTGAGGCTGCACAAACAAACATAGAAAACCATTTGCATATATGActtttacattaaaaacaaataaagtgagagaaataaataaaataaataaatatacctCCTCTTTTTTCTCATCGGGTTTAACGGCTTCTTTTTCCTCCGGTTTCTTAGGTTCTTCAGCCGCCGGCTCCGGTGGTTTTGGGATTGGTGAGAGAAGCTCAACTTGACGATGACTCTTTTTCTGTATTCTCTCCAATACCTTCAACGGATCTGCTTTTTCCCCTTTCACCACAACCTTATGAGTTTTGCAGTCCGTCAACACATCTTCAACTCCTATAAACAAAatcattcaatttatttttatatcaatcatccaaatttaaaaaaaaaaaatccttattAGTACCTTGAAATCCTTTGAGCGATTTGCGGACTTTACGAGCACAACCTTCACAATGCATGAAAACTCTCAAAACAATTTcaggtggtggtggtggtggaggtTCTGGTTTCGCCTCTTTCGATTCTTCCTCCGcctttttttcctctttcttctcttcACCGCCGCCGCCGTCACTTGGCTTTTCATCTTTCGGTGCCTCCTCTTTCTTCACTT
Proteins encoded in this region:
- the LOC101263714 gene encoding heavy metal-associated isoprenylated plant protein 7, translated to MGEEEKKVEEVKKEEAPKDEKPSDGGGGEEKKEEKKAEEESKEAKPEPPPPPPPEIVLRVFMHCEGCARKVRKSLKGFQGVEDVLTDCKTHKVVVKGEKADPLKVLERIQKKSHRQVELLSPIPKPPEPAAEEPKKPEEKEAVKPDEKKEEPQVITVVLKVHMHCEACAQEIKRRIQKMKGVENAEPDLKNSQVTVKGVFEATKLVEYVSKRTGKRAVIVKVEPEKKAEEEAKPKEDQKEEKKTDEKEAKKVEGDDKEEKKEEAAAAAPAKEEAVVAAAPAKEEAVQNDVDPIVDVKKNEFYYYHHPQNHQLYNNPQRLAHEMFAYPPPPQIFSDENPNACSVM